The Nitrospira sp. sequence GGTTGAGCTTGATAACCTCACGGTATTCTTTGATCGCCATTTCCAACCGGCCTTGATCTTGATACGCGACACCCAGATTCATCCGGGCCGGAGCAAAGTCCGGAGCGAGACGGATGGCTTCGCGGTACTCCTTGATCGCCATTTCAAGATGACCGGCGCGTTCGTGAATCTGTGCGAGAAAGTAATGAGGAGACGCCGATTGCGGAAGCAACCGCGCGGCTTCCATGTATGGTTGCATAGACTGTTCGGATTGGCCGGACTGCGCGAGAAACAGGCCGGTGATCAAATGGGCGTGGCCGCAGCTCACATGCCTGGCGAGCAGATCGTTCACCCAACTCCCCACGGTTGTGATGTCCTGCGGGGCTTCAAGGCAGAGCGCATGGGTTTTCCAGGCGTCGGCAAACCGACCCTGCACGAGATACACGACATTTCGCGCAAAGAGAGGACGTGGGTCCTTCGCTCCCTCGGAGTCCCGGCTCCAGGCCAACGACTCGGCAAATAGGGTGTCCCATGCGCCGGCGATCATGGCCGCCTCACAGTTCTGCTGGTGAGTACCCATAGGGTTCTTATCGAGTCAGTGTGTCTTCGATATCGGGCGATGTCGCGCGAATCTGTTCACCGAGGAAGGGGAATCGTTGGGTGAGCTGTTGTTTCATCTGCCACGCGACCGTCCGGTACGACCAGTGGCCTTTGACGCCGGATCGTAGCTTGCTGATGTATTCGGCTTCAGCATAGTCCATTTTGAACAAGCAACGCACTTTGAAGCCGAACGGAATCGCGTAGAGCGACGCTTCTTGATCCTTTTTCCTGAGTAACTCGATGTCGTGACGCACGGCATCCATCGCTTGCCGGTACTCCAGATCCAACCCCGCTTCGACAAGCGGCGGCGGAACATCGTAGCCATGGACGGTCGTGAAGTTCTGTTGCACTTGCTGGCAGCGGCGGTGGCGATGCATATCCCGCCACGCCCCGAGGTCCATCAGGATATCGAATGTGAATGCGTAACCGCTGCGAAACTCCTTGATGAGTTCATCGTAGGGGCCGCGCTGTTTGGTTGCGACCTCGATGGTCGCTTGCTTCTGTCGATCCGGCCATTCTTTGACGACTTCGAGTATTTTCCGGTACGGGGCTTGCGCGACCCGGTAGAGAAGCGTCGTGACGAGCTCGTCGAGAGGATGGTGTGGTTCGATCAAATCGACCGGTTCGACCGGACCCCAAGCATCCGGTTGGTCAAGGCCCGTTGGGCGCAACGCTTCACGAGCATGGCGGGCCAACTCCGAATACACCGATTCCTGGTACTGGCTGGCCTTGGCATGTCGCGCCAGTGTGGGCGCCAATGGGGCAGCTTGACCGGGCGATTGGCCGGATAATTCGCCCCACAGATTCACCGGCGGACGGTGACAGGCCTCTCTCAAATCTTCAGCGATTGCCCGCAATTCCGGAAGCTGAGAAGACAACAATCGTGTGATCTGCTTTTCCAACGTCCGGATGCTCACGACCTGACCGACGTTGGTCTTTGCGGCAAGGGGAAGCAGATACCGCGTCACATCGAACGCTCTGGCTGCTATGGTCCGCTCGTAGTCGGCAGGCTTCATCGACTCAGGGCGTGGCTCCCGTTCAGCCAGGAATCGCGTCAGCGGATCATGGAGCAAACGATAGACCTCGGAGAGGCTTCGAAGAATCCCCTCGTACACGGCTTCCGTTTCGCTGCCTCGAATCTGATCGGGCACAAACCATCGATTGGACGAAAAATTCTGATACCGGCTGGATTTCGCTTGACCATCCCACAGCGGTTCATCTTCCAACCGAATGGCGGCGAGTTCCGAAATGTCTTCAAAGCAAATGGTCACATGACCCAGGTCGGCAATGGAGGCGTGCCCGTAATCGAAGTAAAACTGTTCCCAGAATTTTTCGGACGAGTGGCCATGGACCCACTTGATGCTATTTTCTATTGAATCGGGGGAGCGACTGTATCGGGCGAGCGCATAGGCAGACGGTTCCGGCGGCATCGGGGCGATGGCAACTACCCGGCGACTGGTTCGGTCTTGGCTCATACGTCTGTTCTACGACGAGAACGCATCCACATGCTGCATTTTATGTAAGCCGCGCACTATACCGCTCGATTCAGAGTCGTGCAAGCTCGCTCCGTTGACTTGCCACAGAAAGCGCCGTTATAGTCCGCCGAGACCGGCACAACACGAGTTGTTGTACACGATTCTTCATGGTGAGTACCCACACGTTTTATCTCATCCAAAGCCCATGATCAAAGGCATCAAAGGCGTCAAGGATCTGTTGCCGGAGGACACACCCCGTTGGCGTCTCATCGAAGAGACCGCCAGACGATGGGCGGACCGGTATGGGTTTCATGAAATCCGCATTCCGATCTTTGAGGTCACGACCCTATTCGCAAGAAGCATCGGGGCATCGACGGACATCGTTGAGAAAGAAATGTACACCTTCCAGGATCGCGACGGCACATCGCTGACTCTGCGTCCTGAAGGGACTGCCGGAACTGTTCGCGCCTATATCGAGCACAACCGCGCGGCAGTTCCAGTCCCCCAGAAGTACTTCTACTTCGGGCCGATGTTTCGGCACGAAAGGCCTCAAGCAGGGCGCCTCCGCCAATTTCATCAGTTCGGCGTGGAGTCCCTGGGGATGGCCGATCCGCGCGCTGATGTGGAGGTCATTTCCCTTCTGTGGCGAATTCTCTGCGAACTTGGTCTCCCTAGTCTGACGCTGGAGATCAACAACCTCGGTTATGCCAGCGATCGAGATGTGTATCGGCCCCACCTCGTTGAGTACCTCAAACAACATGAATCCGGTCTCTGTGCAAATTGCCGACACCGTATTGAGGCCAATCCGCTCCGGGTTCTCGATTGCAAAGTTCCCGAGTGCCGCGCAATAACGGAGACGGCTCCCCGGCTGGCCGACTCGCTTTCAGAAGCGGCCCGTTCTTACTTCTCCCAGGTCTTGGCCGGCCTCGATGTCACGAAGATCCCTTATTCCTTGAACCATCGGCTCGTTCGTGGGCTTGATTACTATAACCTCACGACGTTCGAGGTCACCGCAACAAATCTTGGTGCGCAAAACGCCGTAGGGGCGGGCGGGCGCTACGACGGCCTCGTTGAGACTCTCGGAGGGCCTCGCACACCAGCAGTGGGTTTCGCTCTCGGTCTCGAACGGATGGCGATGTTGTTGCCTGAATCTGCACTGAATGCTCTTCCGGAGCGCGTGGTTGTGTATGTCGCGGGGTTCGGTGCTCTCGGAGCTGTAGCCGGTCTCTCAACCCTCGAAGAACTGCGTCATTCCGGAATCCAAGCGGTCTCGGACTTCCGGGCTTCGACGTTGAAGGCTCACTTGCGCCAAGCTGATCGTCTCGGCTGCCGATTTGCGCTCATTCTCGGAGATGAAGAAGCGACCAAAGGAACTGCCCTCTTGCGTAACATGGTCACGAAGACACAGCATGAACTCGGTATTTCAACTCTCTCCCGTGAAATTCACCCCTTTGTCCTCGGCTCGTAACGGTCGGTTTTTCAGGTTGACTTTCTCCTGAAAAACTCTTAGTCTCTGCCCATCTACAAATTCTGTAACCTACTGAATATTTAATATAAATTCCTGTGGATTCACACGGTGAAGCGTAAAATTGGTTTCCTCTTGGCCTTGCCTCCGTCGGACGAAAGTGCCACGACAGTCACTCGACTTGCCCAGGCAGCTGTCGAGGCTGGTCACGACGTCTACCTCTACCTCATCGATGAAGGCGTGAAGAACATGCACGCCCAACCATACCGAGACTTGGCATACTCCGGCGCCCGTGTTTTTGTGTGTGCGTATGGCTGCCGCCAACATGACGTATCTACCGACGCTCTGGACCCCAAGATGTCTCTCTGCGGCCTCGTTGTTCTTTCCGGGATCATTGACACCTGTACACCATTCCTCTCATTCACCTGAGAGCATCGAATCTCCTGTGGCCAAGAACATCGCTGTCGTCATTCAAGAAGATCCGCGCAAAACTCATAGGCCCGTGGAGGCGTTGCGAATTGCCCTTGGCCTTGCATCGGGATCTCATACGACGTCGGTCGTGCTCCTTCATGAATCTATTCGTCTCCTGACCGAACCCATGGATGATATTATCGATGTCGATCTTCTCGAAACGTATCTTCCCTCGATCCAACACCTGAATCTTCCCTTTATTCTGAACGACACAGTCGATCGATCACCACTCTGCCGTCATTTCCATATCCGCTATGAAACAGACGAAGCTATCAGTGCGCTTCTCCGATCTATGGATTGCGCGCTAGTTTTTTGAGTGAGGTATTCTCATGTCATCTGTCGTGTATGTGGTTCGTTCATCCCTCCACACGATTTCACAGTCACTCTGTCCTGAACAAGGTTCTGTCCTGATGATTTCCCTCAAGGACTCCCTTCTTCCGGGAACGGTGATCAGCACCAGCAAGGAATTCCCTTTAGAAGATGGGGAGCAATTGTCGTACGAGCAACTGATGGCTGTGTTGGTGAAAAGTGAGAAGGTTGTGACTCTATGACTCCGAAGTTTAGTAATAAAGAAAATTAGGAGTCGTCGGAATAGTAGTAACGGAGTGAATAAAGAGGATAAGAGGTAGTCGATTGATTTTGTTACGTGAACTCTGATGCGGAAGAATGGATAAGGGTGGGGATACACTCTGTATGGAAGCGTTGAAAGGTGTGAAGAGCCTGTGAGGGCCGGAATGAGCGTCGCGTGGGGCGGACTCCCTGACTCGACAGGTGAGGGTGCAACATGATATGCAGCATGCCTTCTTTCAGCGAAATTGAATCAATAGACGGATAGTTATCCACAGGTGTGAATAAGCCTGTGTATAGAAATTTGAGTCACTTATGACGAACGACGCTGTCTGGCAGGAAGTTCTGCAGTACATCCTAGCGAAGGTTCCAAAGCAGGTGTTTGATACGTGGTTTCTACCGGTGCATTTACACCGGATTGAAAACTCGACCGCCCACATTGGAGTTCCGAACAAGTTCTTCGGTGAGTGGCTGGACACTCATTATGGATCTCTCCTGGAAGAAGCCATGTCGACAGTTCGCGGGACTGGACCAATGGCCATCGCATTTACGGTGGTGGAAAAGACGGTTGGTCAGTCGATCGAGGCTCCAAGCGCAGTAGGCATTTCGAGGACCACCAGTCAAACGCGGCCACGCCGCGGGATCCAGCTGAACCCGAAGTATACGTTTAAAAATTTCGTGGTCGGTGCCGGGAATCAATTTGCCCACGCCGCGTGCATGGCCGTCGCCGAGCAGCCGGGTCAGACGTACAACCCGCTGTTCATCTACGGAGGGGTGGGCTTGGGGAAGACCCACCTCTTGAACGCGATAGGGAATCATGTGGCTGAAAGAAGTGATGTCCGAATCGCCTATTTGACGACCGAGCAGTTCACAAATGAAGTGATCAACTCCATTCGCTACGACAAGATGATGGATCTTCGGAAGCGCTACCGGCACATCGATATGCTTATGATCGATGATATTCAATTTCTGGTCGGGAAGGAGCGAACGCAGGAGGAGTTTTTCCATACGTTCAACGCGTTGTACGAGGGGCACAAACAGATCGTTCTCTCCAGCGATCGCTTTCCCAAGGATATGCCGGATATCGAGGAACGCCTGCGGTCTCGTTTTGAATGGGGGCTGATCGCGGATTTGCAACCTCCGGATGTGGAGACTCGCATCGCCATCTTGCGGAAGAAATCAGAGGATGAAGGAGTCAAACTGCCGGAAGATGTCATACAGTTCCTCTCCACCACGATGAAGAGTAATATCCGCGAACTTGAAGGGAGTCTGGTTCGATTGGGTGCGTACGCCTCGCTCACGGGGCAAGTCATTACTCTCGAACTCGCGAAAAACGTTCTTCGCGACCTCATCGGCGACAAGAAGAAGATTGTTGCGATGGATGATATTCAGGAAGCGGTGTGCTCTCAGTTTCACGTCAAATTGACGGAACTGAAATCCCGTCGCCGGAGCAAAACCCTTGTGCATCCTCGGCAGATTGCGATGTATCTGTGTCGCGAACTCACCGACGCATCGTACCCGGAAATCGGACGACAATTTGGCGGCAAGGATCATACGACCATCATTCACGCGTGCCGACAGGTTGCGAAGGCCAAGGAGGCTGATACAGAGTTGCATGCGACGCTCGAAACATTGAAGGAACATATTCTTCGAAGCTAACGAGTTGGCCGGGAGAGGACTCCATGAAAGTACGCATTGGGCGAGATGAACTGTTGACGGGTCTCCAACGGGTGCAAGGCGTCGTGGAGAAACGCAATACGATGCCGATACTGTCCAACATTCTGTTGGAAGCCAGGCAGGATGGGGTGGAGATCATTGCGACAGACCTCGAAATCGGTATGCGAGGTCTGTACAAGGCGACCATGATCACGAGCGGAGGCGTGACCATATCGGCTCGTAAGCTGTTCGAGATCGTGAAGGAATTACCTCCCGGCGACATTGAATTGACGGCCACGGACAACAACTGGACCACTATTCAGGCTGGAAAGAGCCAATTCAAGGTGGTGGGACTTCCCAGCACCGAGTATCCGGCATTGCCGACGATCGAGCGGGAAGGGCTGACACCTCTCTCGGGAGACGGACTACTCGAATTGATTCGGAAGACCCTCTTTGCTGCGGGTGATAACGATGCCAGGTACATCTTGAACGGCCTTTTGGTGACGTTGGTTGCGACCGACAAGAAAACCACCCTGCGATTAGTCGGCACGGACGGCCATCGGCTGGCCGTGGCGGAGCAGGAAGTGGGCAAGGCCGGCAGTAAAGGCATACCGCAGGAAATAAAAGCCATTATTCCCAAGAAAGCCGCGCATGAGATTCGACATCTGTTGGAAGAGGGAGGCGATAGTGATCCGCTCATCGGCTTCTCCAAGAATCTCATGATCTTCCGCAAGAGCGGTCTGCTGCTGACCTCACGGCTGATGGAAGGCAACTATCCCAACTACCAACAGGTGATTCCCAAAGAGAGCGGCAAGCACATCAGCGTGAACCGGGCAGAATTGGAAAGCGCGCTGCGTCGGGTGTCGGTGTTGTCCAAGGACAAGGCCAGCGCAGTAAAGGTTTCGTTCACTTCCGGCAAGATGACTCTGTTTTCGAGCAGTCCGGACTATGGAGAAGCGACTGAAGAATTGCCGGCTCGGTACGAGGGTGATGCGCTCAACACCGGATTCAACGCCCGTTATCTTTTGGATACGTTTAGCGTGATGGACGGGGACACGGTGTCTCTTCAGATGGATACGCCCCTGAGTCCGTGTCTCATCCAGGAGCCGGAAAGCCCGGGGTTCAAGTGCGTGGTCATGCCCATTAAGATTTAGCAGCATGCTGCTAAAGTCAGCCGGCATCGGTCTCGCATCGCGTCTTCTCGCTCATCTCCGGAGCAGGGACCGCGAAGTTCGTTTCTCAACACGTTGTTAGGAATCGGATGGCCACAGAAGACTCTTCCCCAACCAAGTCAGAAAGCTATCGCGCCGATCAAATCAAAGTCCTCGAGGGCCTCGATGCGGTACGAAAGCGGCCGGCGATGTACATCGGAAGTACCGGCGTGGATGGACTCCACCATCTGGTCTATGAAGTCGTCGACAACAGCGTCGACGAACATATGGCGGGGTTCGGCGAGGCGATCGAGGTCACGATCCATATCGACGGGAGCGTGACGGTCATCGACAACGGGCGTGGCATTCCCACCGGCATGCACCCCACGCAACACAAGTCCGCCGCCGAGGTGGCGCTGACGGTCCTTCATGCAGGCGGTAAATTCGAGCAAGGCGCGTATACGGTCTCCGGCGGCCTGCACGGAGTCGGGATCTCCGTCGTGAACGCCTTGTCGGAATGGCTCGAGCTGGAGATCTGGCAGGACGCCCAGGTGTTCGAGCAGCGATATGAGCGCGGGAAACCCAATGCCCCCCTCAAGGCGACAGGCAAGACAAAGCGCCGAGGGACCAAGGTGCGGTTCAAGCCGGACGGTCAAGTCTTCGAGACGTTGGAATTCAGCTTCGACATATTGGCCCAGCGGCTCCGCGAGCTGGCGTTTTTGAATAAAGGCTTGGCCATTACGCTGAGAGATGAGCGGAAAGAGCCGGCGAAAGAACAGGTCTTTCTGTACAAGGGCGGGATCGTGTCCTTCGTCGAACATCTGAACGAAGCCAAAACGCCGCTGCACAAGCCGATCTTTGTCAAGGTTGAGAAGCCGGAGATGATTCTGGAAGTCGCGCTTCAGTACAACGATAGTTATGCGGAAAACCTGTTTTCATTCGCGAACAACATCAATACCAAAGAAGGCGGCACGCATTTGGTGGGGTTCAAGGCCGCTCTGACGAGGACGATCAACACCTATGCGAATGCGAACGATCTGCTGAAGAAAGAAACCGAGTCGCTGAGCGGCGACGATGTGCGCGAAGGGCTCACCGCCGTCGTCAGCGTCAAGGTGCGCAATCCGCAATTCGAGGGGCAGACGAAAGCGAAGCTCGGCAACAGCGAAGTCAAAGGTGTCGTCGAGACGGCGGTCAACGAGAAACTCGGCGCCTATTTCGAGGAAAATCCGCCGGTCGCGCGCAAGATCATCGGCAAGGCGATCGATGCGGCCCGCGCACGCGAAGCCGCTCGCAAAGCCAAGGATCTGATCAGACGCAAGAGCGCGCTCGATGGAGGTTCCCTTCCCGGGAAATTGGCGGATTGTTCGGAAAAGGATCCGGCGTTGAGCGAACTGTACATCGTGGAAGGCGATTCGGCCGGCGGATCCGCGAAGCAAGGACGCGACCGCAAGTTCCAAGCCATCTTGCCGCTGAAAGGGAAGATCCTGAACGTCGAGAAGGCGCGTTTCGACAAGATGTTGTCGAGCGACGAGATCAGGACGCTCATCATGGCGCTGGGAACCGGAATCGGTCGCAAGCGGGAAGAAAGCGACAAGTCGGAGAAAGACACGTTCGATATCGCCAAGGCTCGCTATCACAAGATCATTCTCATGACCGATGCCGACGTCGACGGCAGCCACATCCGTACCTTGCTCTTGACGTTCTTTTTCCGGCAAATGCCTGAGCTGATTGAACGGGGGTATATCTACATCGCTCAGCCACCGCTGTTCAAAGTGAAAAAAGGCAAGGCGGAGCGGTATCTGAAAGATGAAGGATCGCTGAATGAGTACTTGGCCGACCTCGCGGTCGAGGACGTCGAATTATACATGGAAGGGGCCCAGGGATACGTGACCGGGCGCCGGCTATTGCCGATTCTAAAGAAAATGATCTCGTTCGAAACATTGCTCGGTCGCCTCAATAAAAAGCCGCACGAAGCCACCATGCTGCGCGCCTTTGTCGATGAACCGGGGCTCGATCGCGAACTCCTGAAGGATCGAGCGGCACTGCAGCGATCAGTCGAGAACGTCAAGAGAGCGCTGGCCGTGGCGTTTCCGAAGGTGACATCGACCTTCGACGTGCTCGACGACGAAGAACATCAATCGAACAAGGTTGTGTGCCGGCTTCACACAAACGGTGTCACCCACGAACTGGACGTCACTCACGAACTTGTCGGTTCCGCGGACTTTCGTGAGCTCCAGAAACTGACTCCTTCTGCCATCGGATTAGGGCGTCCACCCTACAAGCTCAAAGCGAAAGGTCACGAGAGTCCCTATCGCACGACCGATGAACTGGCGAAAGCGATCTTGGATATGGGGAAGCAGGGACTCAGTATCCAGCGATACAAAGGTCTGGGAGAAATGAACCCTGGACAGCTCTGGGAAACCACCATGAATCCTGAAATGCGCACGCTCTTGAGGGTGACGCTTGAAGACCTCACCGGGGTCGACGAGATCTTTACGATTCTGATGGGCGATGAGGTCGAACCGCGGCGTCATTTCATTCAAACCCATGCCCTCGAAGTGAAAAACCTGGACGTCTAAACATGTCATTTGCCAACCGGACAAGATGTTCGACGACTCGATCGGCGGATGACGCTCGACGGAGAACGAGGAGTTAATCGGAATGCCTCCTGATGAACGGTTAGGCCACATCGCCATCGAAGACGAGATGAAATCGTCTTACCTCGACTATGCGATGAGCGTCATCGTGGGACGAGCGCTGCCCGACGTTCGTGATGGCCTCAAACCGGTCCATCGCCGCATCTTGTTCGGTATGAACGAAATGGGTCTCGCCTCCAATCGGGCCTACCGCAAATCGGCGAAGATCGTGGGCGAGATCATGGGCAATTATCATCCCCACGGTGACTCGGCCATTTATGACACCCTTGTGCGGATGGCGCAGGATTTCAACATGCGCTATCCCCTCGTTGACGGGCAGGGCAACTATGGGTCGATGGACGGCGACTCAGCGGCCGCCATGCGCTATACCGAAGCGCGCATGACCAAACTGGCCGAAGAGATGCTGGCCGACATCGACAAGGAAACGGTCGATTTCGGCCCAAACTATGACGAATCGCTACAGGAACCCCTGGTGC is a genomic window containing:
- a CDS encoding histidine--tRNA ligase; its protein translation is MIKGIKGVKDLLPEDTPRWRLIEETARRWADRYGFHEIRIPIFEVTTLFARSIGASTDIVEKEMYTFQDRDGTSLTLRPEGTAGTVRAYIEHNRAAVPVPQKYFYFGPMFRHERPQAGRLRQFHQFGVESLGMADPRADVEVISLLWRILCELGLPSLTLEINNLGYASDRDVYRPHLVEYLKQHESGLCANCRHRIEANPLRVLDCKVPECRAITETAPRLADSLSEAARSYFSQVLAGLDVTKIPYSLNHRLVRGLDYYNLTTFEVTATNLGAQNAVGAGGRYDGLVETLGGPRTPAVGFALGLERMAMLLPESALNALPERVVVYVAGFGALGAVAGLSTLEELRHSGIQAVSDFRASTLKAHLRQADRLGCRFALILGDEEATKGTALLRNMVTKTQHELGISTLSREIHPFVLGS
- a CDS encoding DsrE family protein, producing MKRKIGFLLALPPSDESATTVTRLAQAAVEAGHDVYLYLIDEGVKNMHAQPYRDLAYSGARVFVCAYGCRQHDVSTDALDPKMSLCGLVVLSGIIDTCTPFLSFT
- the dnaN gene encoding DNA polymerase III subunit beta; its protein translation is MKVRIGRDELLTGLQRVQGVVEKRNTMPILSNILLEARQDGVEIIATDLEIGMRGLYKATMITSGGVTISARKLFEIVKELPPGDIELTATDNNWTTIQAGKSQFKVVGLPSTEYPALPTIEREGLTPLSGDGLLELIRKTLFAAGDNDARYILNGLLVTLVATDKKTTLRLVGTDGHRLAVAEQEVGKAGSKGIPQEIKAIIPKKAAHEIRHLLEEGGDSDPLIGFSKNLMIFRKSGLLLTSRLMEGNYPNYQQVIPKESGKHISVNRAELESALRRVSVLSKDKASAVKVSFTSGKMTLFSSSPDYGEATEELPARYEGDALNTGFNARYLLDTFSVMDGDTVSLQMDTPLSPCLIQEPESPGFKCVVMPIKI
- the gyrB gene encoding DNA topoisomerase (ATP-hydrolyzing) subunit B, coding for MATEDSSPTKSESYRADQIKVLEGLDAVRKRPAMYIGSTGVDGLHHLVYEVVDNSVDEHMAGFGEAIEVTIHIDGSVTVIDNGRGIPTGMHPTQHKSAAEVALTVLHAGGKFEQGAYTVSGGLHGVGISVVNALSEWLELEIWQDAQVFEQRYERGKPNAPLKATGKTKRRGTKVRFKPDGQVFETLEFSFDILAQRLRELAFLNKGLAITLRDERKEPAKEQVFLYKGGIVSFVEHLNEAKTPLHKPIFVKVEKPEMILEVALQYNDSYAENLFSFANNINTKEGGTHLVGFKAALTRTINTYANANDLLKKETESLSGDDVREGLTAVVSVKVRNPQFEGQTKAKLGNSEVKGVVETAVNEKLGAYFEENPPVARKIIGKAIDAARAREAARKAKDLIRRKSALDGGSLPGKLADCSEKDPALSELYIVEGDSAGGSAKQGRDRKFQAILPLKGKILNVEKARFDKMLSSDEIRTLIMALGTGIGRKREESDKSEKDTFDIAKARYHKIILMTDADVDGSHIRTLLLTFFFRQMPELIERGYIYIAQPPLFKVKKGKAERYLKDEGSLNEYLADLAVEDVELYMEGAQGYVTGRRLLPILKKMISFETLLGRLNKKPHEATMLRAFVDEPGLDRELLKDRAALQRSVENVKRALAVAFPKVTSTFDVLDDEEHQSNKVVCRLHTNGVTHELDVTHELVGSADFRELQKLTPSAIGLGRPPYKLKAKGHESPYRTTDELAKAILDMGKQGLSIQRYKGLGEMNPGQLWETTMNPEMRTLLRVTLEDLTGVDEIFTILMGDEVEPRRHFIQTHALEVKNLDV
- the dnaA gene encoding chromosomal replication initiator protein DnaA gives rise to the protein MTNDAVWQEVLQYILAKVPKQVFDTWFLPVHLHRIENSTAHIGVPNKFFGEWLDTHYGSLLEEAMSTVRGTGPMAIAFTVVEKTVGQSIEAPSAVGISRTTSQTRPRRGIQLNPKYTFKNFVVGAGNQFAHAACMAVAEQPGQTYNPLFIYGGVGLGKTHLLNAIGNHVAERSDVRIAYLTTEQFTNEVINSIRYDKMMDLRKRYRHIDMLMIDDIQFLVGKERTQEEFFHTFNALYEGHKQIVLSSDRFPKDMPDIEERLRSRFEWGLIADLQPPDVETRIAILRKKSEDEGVKLPEDVIQFLSTTMKSNIRELEGSLVRLGAYASLTGQVITLELAKNVLRDLIGDKKKIVAMDDIQEAVCSQFHVKLTELKSRRRSKTLVHPRQIAMYLCRELTDASYPEIGRQFGGKDHTTIIHACRQVAKAKEADTELHATLETLKEHILRS
- a CDS encoding FAD-dependent thymidylate synthase, coding for MPPEPSAYALARYSRSPDSIENSIKWVHGHSSEKFWEQFYFDYGHASIADLGHVTICFEDISELAAIRLEDEPLWDGQAKSSRYQNFSSNRWFVPDQIRGSETEAVYEGILRSLSEVYRLLHDPLTRFLAEREPRPESMKPADYERTIAARAFDVTRYLLPLAAKTNVGQVVSIRTLEKQITRLLSSQLPELRAIAEDLREACHRPPVNLWGELSGQSPGQAAPLAPTLARHAKASQYQESVYSELARHAREALRPTGLDQPDAWGPVEPVDLIEPHHPLDELVTTLLYRVAQAPYRKILEVVKEWPDRQKQATIEVATKQRGPYDELIKEFRSGYAFTFDILMDLGAWRDMHRHRRCQQVQQNFTTVHGYDVPPPLVEAGLDLEYRQAMDAVRHDIELLRKKDQEASLYAIPFGFKVRCLFKMDYAEAEYISKLRSGVKGHWSYRTVAWQMKQQLTQRFPFLGEQIRATSPDIEDTLTR
- a CDS encoding tetratricopeptide repeat protein; the protein is MGTHQQNCEAAMIAGAWDTLFAESLAWSRDSEGAKDPRPLFARNVVYLVQGRFADAWKTHALCLEAPQDITTVGSWVNDLLARHVSCGHAHLITGLFLAQSGQSEQSMQPYMEAARLLPQSASPHYFLAQIHERAGHLEMAIKEYREAIRLAPDFAPARMNLGVAYQDQGRLEMAIKEYREVIKLNPNDSAAHSNLACALAEQGKVEPAVQSYKTALKLNPQDAEVHFALGGLYETRGRLDLAQKSYQDALNADPDFGAAHSALGWLALGKQRLQEAADIFSRALKCNEEDARAYHGIAEIYALRGKRQSAMENYTKALKFYRDPEKRNQIMNQLFQEGQVGD